From the genome of Thermoflexus hugenholtzii, one region includes:
- the tyrS gene encoding tyrosine--tRNA ligase → MSIDEQVALLMQGTEYGDETLRRTMEAELRERLQEGRPLRVYLGVDPRTSDLHLGHTVPLRKLRQFQDLGHETILVIGTFTALVGDPSGHLMGRALMSPEEVEANARTYAEQAFRVLDPEKTIIRYNAEWLSGLTFRDLIHLASHFTVQQFLARESFSARLDIGDPIFLHELFYPLMQGYDAVALQADVQIGGTDQLFNIVVAGRKLQEAFGQRPQVAILLPLLPGTDGVRKMSKSLGNHIPLNTTPEDMFGKVMSIPDEVMPTYFKLLTRYPPQRIAAIEQGLREGTLHPRDVKMELAREIVSIFFGEEAAERAEAHFRTVFQERAYPEEMPTFLLSRPQPLVDLLVLTGMAPSRSEARRLIRQGGVRLDGETLSEVETIIQVDRPRVLQVGRRRFMRLVPAEPE, encoded by the coding sequence ATGTCCATCGATGAACAGGTGGCCCTGTTGATGCAGGGGACCGAATACGGCGATGAGACGCTGCGCCGGACAATGGAGGCGGAGCTGCGGGAGCGCCTCCAGGAAGGGCGCCCCCTGCGGGTCTACCTGGGGGTGGACCCCCGGACCAGCGACCTGCACCTGGGACACACGGTGCCCCTGCGCAAGCTCCGCCAGTTCCAGGATCTCGGCCACGAGACCATCCTGGTCATCGGCACCTTCACGGCCCTGGTCGGAGATCCCTCCGGCCACCTGATGGGGCGCGCCCTGATGTCCCCCGAGGAGGTGGAGGCCAACGCCCGCACCTACGCCGAGCAGGCCTTCCGCGTGCTGGATCCGGAGAAGACCATCATCCGCTACAACGCGGAATGGCTCTCCGGCCTGACCTTCCGGGATCTCATCCACCTGGCCTCTCACTTCACGGTGCAGCAGTTCCTGGCCCGCGAGTCCTTCTCCGCGCGGCTGGACATCGGGGATCCCATCTTCCTGCACGAGCTGTTCTACCCGCTGATGCAGGGCTACGACGCGGTGGCCCTGCAGGCCGACGTGCAGATCGGCGGGACCGACCAGCTGTTCAACATCGTGGTGGCCGGGCGGAAGCTCCAGGAAGCCTTCGGCCAGCGGCCCCAGGTGGCCATCCTGCTCCCGCTGCTGCCGGGCACCGACGGGGTGCGCAAGATGTCCAAATCCCTGGGCAACCACATCCCGCTGAACACCACCCCGGAGGACATGTTCGGCAAGGTGATGAGCATCCCGGACGAGGTGATGCCTACCTACTTCAAGCTGCTCACCCGATATCCGCCGCAGCGGATCGCCGCCATCGAGCAAGGGCTGCGGGAGGGAACCCTCCATCCCCGGGACGTGAAGATGGAGCTCGCCCGGGAGATCGTCTCGATCTTCTTCGGGGAGGAGGCGGCGGAGCGGGCGGAGGCCCACTTCCGCACAGTGTTCCAGGAGCGGGCCTATCCGGAGGAGATGCCCACCTTCCTGCTCTCCCGGCCGCAGCCGCTGGTCGACCTCCTGGTCCTCACGGGGATGGCCCCCAGCCGGAGCGAGGCCCGCCGCCTGATCCGCCAGGGCGGCGTGCGCCTGGATGGGGAGACCCTCTCCGAGGTGGAGACGATCATTCAGGTGGATCGGCCGCGGGTGCTTCAGGTCGGCCGCCGGCGCTTCATGCGCCTGGTGCCGGCGGAGCCGGAGTGA
- a CDS encoding Swt1 family HEPN domain-containing protein, protein MAMTNHERVGKALDLLRAGLGPFVERELQSRYQDQARAEALRLAGDDRNLAGKPIQGWDVAALLRIMWEGWNEVFRRTLGQTERSLVSELRDWRNKWAHQEAFSSDDAYRMLDSAARLLSAISAPQVEELERMKMELLRVRFDEQVRAERRKVGGALVEAAAAGVLKPWREVVSPHPDVASGRYQQAEFAADLWQVYLGEASSEYQDPVEFFRRTYLTENLKRLLVNAVRRLSGSGGDPVVQLQTNFGGGKTHAMIALYHLFSGKALAELPGVDEVMTEAGVRSLPQVRRVVLVGNRISPGNPSRKPDGTVVRTLWGELAWQLGFATGGIEEARKAYARIAADDEQATSPGDALRELFNAYGPCLILIDEWVAYARQLHDAPDLPGGTFDTQFTFAQALTESARVARACLVAISLPAADDPVSPHLQAENIEVGGIRGREALARLRNVIGRMEAPWRPATQEESFEIVRRRLFEPMTDPEQFKARDVVARAFADLYRTQKGEFPPECSEPDYERRLKDAYPIHPEVFARLYEDWAALPTFQRTRGVLRLMAAVIHSLWERGDRSPLILPSTIPMDDPRVQFELTRYLSENWVPVIEKDVDGPNSLPARLDAEVPNLGKYHACRRVARTIYLGSAPIQRAAHQGIDDRRVRLGCVAPGESPQIFGDALRRLAREATYLYQDGPRYWYSTQPNVTSLAEGRAEQLKREPEKVAREVERRVREEVRRPGAFSRVHVFPQSPQDIPDDLDARLVVLGLDYPHARGEDSPALQEAKRILESRGSAPRLYRNTLVFLAPDRARVQDLDEAVRRYLAWASILRDQETLDLMPHAVRQAEQQMDASDTTVRARLPETFCWLLVPVQQDPHGSLEWQEIRLQGNNGLVERASRRLLRDELLIVQLAGTRLRMELDRVPLWRGDHVEVRQLIEDFARYVYLPRLRDHLVLVKAVEDGVALPTWEQDTFAYADSYDEATSRYRGLRAGQQIQLSPDNPRGLVVKPEAARRQMDVEARDRSIRETGSPDVIVIPGPVKTPTPIETPPQPSEAVLPRRFHGNVELNPLRVGADAGRIAQEVIAHLAGLRGAQVRVTLEIEATIPEGIPEDVKHRVTENCRTLKFMTYEFEME, encoded by the coding sequence ATGGCGATGACCAACCACGAGCGAGTCGGGAAGGCTTTGGACCTGCTGCGGGCAGGCCTGGGGCCGTTCGTGGAACGAGAGCTCCAGAGCCGGTATCAAGACCAAGCGAGAGCAGAGGCCCTACGGCTGGCAGGGGACGACCGGAACCTGGCGGGCAAGCCCATTCAGGGCTGGGACGTAGCGGCCTTGCTGCGGATCATGTGGGAAGGATGGAACGAAGTGTTCCGCCGGACCCTGGGCCAGACGGAGCGGAGTCTGGTTTCGGAGCTCCGGGACTGGCGGAACAAGTGGGCGCACCAGGAGGCCTTCTCCAGCGACGACGCCTACCGAATGCTGGACTCCGCCGCCCGGTTGCTTTCAGCCATCTCCGCGCCGCAGGTCGAGGAGCTGGAGCGCATGAAGATGGAGCTGCTGCGGGTGCGGTTCGACGAGCAGGTGCGGGCCGAGCGGCGCAAGGTGGGTGGGGCGCTGGTGGAGGCTGCTGCGGCAGGCGTCCTGAAGCCGTGGCGGGAGGTAGTGAGCCCGCACCCGGACGTGGCGAGCGGCCGCTACCAGCAGGCAGAGTTCGCCGCAGATCTGTGGCAGGTTTACCTGGGGGAGGCGTCCTCCGAGTACCAGGATCCCGTGGAGTTCTTCCGACGCACGTATCTCACAGAGAACCTGAAACGCCTGCTCGTGAACGCAGTCCGGCGTCTTTCTGGATCTGGAGGCGATCCGGTGGTGCAGCTCCAGACGAACTTTGGGGGCGGCAAGACACACGCCATGATCGCCCTGTATCATCTGTTCTCGGGAAAGGCCCTGGCGGAGCTCCCCGGAGTGGATGAGGTGATGACCGAAGCAGGGGTGCGCTCACTGCCCCAGGTCCGGCGGGTGGTCCTAGTGGGTAACCGCATCTCGCCCGGGAACCCCAGTCGGAAGCCCGATGGAACCGTGGTGCGCACGCTCTGGGGCGAGCTGGCCTGGCAGCTGGGGTTCGCGACAGGGGGAATTGAAGAAGCCCGCAAGGCCTACGCCCGGATCGCCGCAGACGACGAGCAGGCCACCAGTCCGGGCGATGCTCTCCGGGAGCTGTTCAACGCCTATGGCCCATGCCTCATCCTGATCGACGAGTGGGTCGCTTACGCCCGCCAGCTCCATGATGCGCCCGACCTCCCCGGCGGGACGTTCGACACCCAGTTCACCTTCGCCCAGGCCCTGACGGAGTCGGCGCGGGTCGCACGCGCCTGCCTGGTCGCGATCTCCCTCCCGGCCGCCGACGATCCTGTATCCCCACACCTTCAGGCAGAGAACATCGAGGTCGGGGGGATCCGGGGTCGCGAAGCTCTGGCCCGGCTGCGCAACGTGATCGGGCGGATGGAAGCGCCGTGGCGGCCGGCCACCCAGGAGGAGAGCTTCGAGATCGTGCGCCGCCGTCTGTTCGAGCCGATGACGGACCCCGAGCAGTTCAAGGCGCGAGACGTGGTGGCCCGGGCCTTCGCCGACCTCTACCGCACGCAGAAGGGAGAATTCCCTCCAGAGTGCAGCGAGCCGGACTACGAGCGCAGGCTGAAGGACGCCTACCCTATCCACCCCGAGGTGTTCGCGCGCCTCTACGAGGACTGGGCTGCCCTCCCCACGTTCCAGCGAACGCGGGGCGTGCTGCGCCTCATGGCCGCGGTGATCCATAGCCTGTGGGAGCGGGGCGATAGGAGCCCGCTTATCCTGCCATCCACCATCCCGATGGACGACCCCCGGGTACAGTTCGAACTCACTCGCTACCTTTCTGAAAACTGGGTGCCGGTGATCGAGAAAGACGTGGACGGGCCGAACTCGCTCCCGGCGCGCCTGGACGCTGAGGTGCCCAACCTCGGCAAATACCACGCCTGCCGTCGGGTGGCCCGCACTATTTATCTGGGCTCGGCTCCCATCCAGCGGGCCGCCCACCAGGGGATCGACGACCGACGGGTGCGGCTGGGCTGCGTAGCGCCGGGAGAGTCGCCCCAGATCTTCGGAGATGCCCTGCGAAGGCTCGCAAGGGAGGCAACCTACCTCTATCAGGATGGCCCGCGCTACTGGTACTCCACCCAGCCCAATGTAACGAGCCTTGCAGAGGGCCGGGCCGAACAGCTCAAGCGGGAGCCGGAGAAGGTGGCGCGGGAAGTGGAGCGCCGGGTGCGGGAGGAAGTCCGCAGGCCCGGAGCTTTCAGTCGCGTGCACGTCTTCCCCCAGTCCCCCCAGGACATCCCGGACGACCTGGACGCGCGGCTGGTGGTGTTGGGATTGGATTACCCGCACGCGCGAGGGGAGGACAGCCCGGCGCTACAAGAGGCGAAGCGAATCTTGGAATCACGCGGGAGCGCGCCGCGTTTGTATCGCAACACCCTGGTCTTCCTGGCCCCCGATCGGGCGCGGGTGCAGGACCTGGACGAGGCAGTCCGGCGGTACCTCGCGTGGGCTTCCATACTCAGAGACCAAGAGACCTTGGACCTGATGCCCCACGCGGTGCGGCAGGCGGAGCAGCAGATGGACGCCAGCGATACCACCGTAAGGGCCCGGCTTCCGGAGACCTTCTGCTGGTTGTTGGTGCCAGTCCAGCAGGATCCTCACGGGTCCCTGGAATGGCAGGAAATCCGCCTGCAGGGCAACAATGGACTGGTGGAGCGAGCAAGCCGGAGGCTGTTGCGCGACGAGCTGCTCATTGTCCAGCTGGCAGGGACCCGCCTGCGAATGGAGCTCGATCGAGTGCCTCTGTGGCGAGGCGACCATGTAGAAGTCCGGCAGCTCATAGAGGACTTCGCCCGGTATGTGTATCTCCCACGCCTTAGGGACCATCTGGTGCTTGTAAAGGCGGTGGAGGATGGAGTAGCACTGCCCACATGGGAACAGGACACTTTTGCCTACGCAGACAGCTATGACGAAGCCACGAGCAGGTATCGGGGCCTGCGAGCAGGGCAGCAGATCCAGCTCTCCCCAGACAACCCGAGGGGCCTGGTCGTGAAGCCCGAGGCGGCACGGCGGCAGATGGACGTTGAGGCCCGGGATCGTTCGATCAGGGAGACAGGATCGCCAGATGTCATCGTAATCCCTGGGCCGGTGAAAACCCCCACCCCAATTGAGACGCCCCCCCAACCTTCCGAGGCGGTTCTCCCGCGCCGCTTTCATGGCAATGTGGAGCTAAACCCGTTGCGGGTCGGAGCGGATGCCGGCCGGATCGCCCAGGAGGTCATCGCTCACCTTGCGGGGCTCCGTGGTGCCCAGGTTCGAGTCACCTTGGAAATCGAGGCTACCATTCCGGAGGGCATCCCGGAGGATGTGAAGCACCGCGTCACGGAGAACTGCCGGACCCTGAAATTTATGACTTACGAGTTCGAGATGGAATAG
- a CDS encoding HEPN domain-containing protein, protein MNATERAGEALRWLRFAGEDLREAEQLAAQTQSIPRHICWFAQQAAEKALKAALILEDMEVPFWHNLDALRNLLPPGWSVKQEHPDLAELTAWAVEARYPGDWPEATWEDAHRAVALARAVYDCIVRDFEQRGVKIEGG, encoded by the coding sequence ATGAACGCAACTGAACGGGCCGGCGAGGCGCTGCGCTGGCTTCGGTTCGCCGGGGAAGACCTGCGTGAGGCAGAGCAGCTGGCGGCCCAGACCCAGAGCATCCCTCGCCATATTTGCTGGTTCGCGCAACAGGCCGCGGAGAAGGCCCTGAAGGCCGCTCTGATCCTGGAGGATATGGAGGTGCCGTTCTGGCATAACCTGGACGCTCTCCGCAACCTCCTGCCGCCGGGTTGGTCCGTAAAGCAGGAACACCCAGACCTGGCCGAACTAACGGCGTGGGCGGTGGAGGCCCGCTACCCGGGGGACTGGCCAGAGGCCACCTGGGAGGATGCCCACCGCGCAGTGGCTCTGGCAAGGGCGGTCTACGACTGCATCGTCAGGGACTTCGAGCAACGCGGAGTGAAGATCGAGGGGGGGTGA
- a CDS encoding nucleotidyltransferase domain-containing protein yields MIHAAPLSEDIIHTIVQRIVERFHPVRIILFGSRARGEAGPWSDVDLLVVLPEVAHKRRAMVEILRALSDLPVATDVIVSTPEELEQRGHVKGDVLRAALREGKVLYERN; encoded by the coding sequence ATGATTCATGCAGCACCTCTGAGCGAAGACATCATCCACACTATCGTCCAGCGCATCGTTGAACGGTTTCATCCCGTGCGCATCATCCTGTTCGGCTCACGGGCCCGGGGGGAAGCCGGCCCGTGGAGCGACGTGGACCTTCTGGTGGTTCTGCCGGAGGTGGCCCACAAGCGGCGGGCCATGGTGGAGATCCTCCGAGCCCTCAGCGATCTGCCCGTGGCTACGGATGTCATTGTGAGCACTCCAGAGGAGCTGGAGCAGCGGGGTCATGTGAAGGGAGATGTGCTCCGCGCGGCGCTCCGGGAGGGCAAGGTGCTCTATGAACGCAACTGA
- a CDS encoding DUF1156 domain-containing protein translates to MTTRKLIEVALPLQEINDASAYDKMPGIGPHPKGIHHWWARLPLPVARAVLFASVVDDPSSHPQKFPTEEAQARERERLFGIIRKMMQPQLHKHPEIYAEARAEMLKHCDGKLPPLLDPFAGGGSIPLEAARLGLEAYAGDLNPVAVLLNKCYLELVPRWADHPPVNPEWRNPLLRAPASSRQGPAIEHRGWTSRGYLPHFDNPHVLQSITFRLADAVPRHVIAKWKEELRLVGDEPASDPRIIELRRRIEKYEDAGHGACYLRNPRVAEIVEGALLHFDGIRYRLLAWCIMPNHVHVLIEPIPGFPLAEIVHSWKSFTANQANRILGRTGEFWQREYYDRFIRDERHLRAAIEYIENNPVKAGLARSPEEWRFSSAYARRALQSARERRQDAGAPSASASSAGATSASVSSWQGSAGLAADVRYYGRVILERARERIGHLYPPVKVTAEMAAEHPHLKPYMGKELPVIAWIWARTVPSPNPAARGAPVPLMSTFWLSSKKGSEAWLEPMVKWPRWHFRVRIGAPPNREAVKAGTKTGRAMFRCLLTGDPIPDDYIKEQGKAGRMGTRLVAIVADTGRGRVYLPATDEHEAIARQAQPAWRPEEPLQEKAADQLPLYGMRHYSQLFTPRQLTAMVTLSDLIREVREEVRRDAGSAGFQPAEADAYANTVTTFLALALDRCADFNNALCRWSPGNQKAMNLFARQAIPMVWDFVEANILGDSVGGWGTCADYVAECIETTATSREGHAHPVDAAKSIAFQAADKAGKDTGALSAGAPGFLVSTDPPYYDNIGYAALSDFFYVWLRRTIGDLYPNLFGTILVPKEPELVAAPERFGGDRRKAKEHFEQGFRRAFAILREKMDPRFPLTVYYAFKQDDEESGADEEAGSAAFQAANKAGKDAGALRIDRTTGWETMLTALVETGFQITATWPVRSAQKWRQNAMGANALASYIVLACRPRPADAPQTDRRSFVAELKRELPTALRHLQQGNIAPVDFAQAAIGPGMAIYSKYSRILEASGRPMSVRTALALINQTLTEVLSEQEDEFDADTRWAIAWYEQHGFEEGEFGEAELLSKAKVTSVSGLEEAGIIYARGGKVRLRRPEELPKDWDPAKDRHVPVWEATHHLVRIYYHEKRGDMATAELLRKLGSRGDLARDLAYRLFAIAEKKGRSQDAQAYNALVLGWPELARLARERPSATPSLFAAGEET, encoded by the coding sequence ATGACAACGAGGAAGCTTATCGAAGTGGCGCTGCCCTTGCAGGAGATCAACGATGCCTCGGCGTATGACAAGATGCCGGGCATCGGGCCGCACCCGAAGGGCATTCACCACTGGTGGGCGCGGTTGCCGCTGCCGGTGGCACGGGCGGTGCTCTTCGCTTCGGTAGTGGATGATCCCTCGAGCCACCCGCAGAAGTTCCCCACCGAGGAGGCCCAGGCACGGGAGCGGGAGCGCCTCTTCGGCATCATCCGGAAGATGATGCAACCCCAGCTCCACAAGCACCCGGAGATCTACGCCGAGGCGCGGGCGGAGATGCTCAAACACTGTGATGGCAAGCTCCCGCCCCTGCTCGACCCCTTCGCCGGCGGGGGCTCAATCCCACTGGAAGCGGCCCGGCTGGGGCTGGAGGCCTACGCCGGCGACCTGAACCCCGTGGCGGTGCTCCTCAACAAATGCTACCTGGAGCTGGTGCCACGGTGGGCCGACCACCCGCCGGTGAACCCGGAATGGAGGAACCCCTTGCTCAGAGCGCCGGCTTCCAGCCGGCAAGGGCCAGCCATCGAACATCGGGGCTGGACCTCCCGAGGCTACCTCCCCCATTTCGATAACCCGCACGTCCTGCAGAGCATCACTTTCCGGCTAGCCGACGCCGTTCCTCGACACGTGATCGCCAAGTGGAAGGAGGAGCTCCGGCTCGTCGGCGATGAACCGGCCTCTGATCCCCGCATCATCGAACTCCGAAGACGCATCGAGAAGTATGAGGATGCCGGCCATGGCGCATGCTATCTCCGCAATCCACGCGTGGCGGAGATCGTCGAAGGGGCGCTGCTGCATTTCGACGGAATCCGCTATCGTCTGCTGGCCTGGTGCATCATGCCCAATCACGTCCACGTGCTGATCGAGCCCATACCAGGATTCCCGCTCGCAGAGATCGTTCACTCCTGGAAGTCCTTCACCGCGAACCAGGCGAACCGGATCCTTGGTCGGACCGGCGAGTTCTGGCAGCGAGAGTATTACGACCGGTTCATCCGGGATGAGAGACACCTGCGAGCCGCCATCGAGTACATCGAGAACAACCCGGTGAAGGCTGGTCTGGCGCGCTCGCCGGAGGAATGGCGGTTCAGTAGCGCATATGCCCGAAGGGCTCTTCAGAGCGCTAGAGAACGCCGGCAGGATGCCGGCGCTCCCAGTGCCAGTGCCAGCAGTGCTGGCGCTACCAGTGCTAGTGTTTCCAGCTGGCAAGGTTCCGCAGGCCTCGCGGCCGACGTCCGCTACTACGGGCGGGTGATCCTGGAGCGGGCGCGGGAGCGGATCGGTCACCTCTACCCGCCGGTGAAGGTGACGGCCGAGATGGCCGCCGAGCACCCGCACCTTAAGCCCTACATGGGCAAAGAGCTTCCGGTCATCGCCTGGATTTGGGCACGGACGGTGCCAAGCCCAAACCCGGCCGCTCGTGGGGCGCCCGTGCCGCTCATGAGCACCTTCTGGCTGTCGAGCAAGAAGGGAAGCGAGGCGTGGCTCGAGCCGATGGTGAAATGGCCCAGGTGGCATTTCCGCGTGCGCATCGGCGCGCCGCCCAACCGCGAGGCAGTGAAGGCAGGGACGAAGACCGGCCGGGCGATGTTCCGCTGCCTCCTCACCGGTGATCCGATCCCGGACGACTACATCAAGGAGCAGGGGAAGGCCGGCCGGATGGGCACGCGCCTCGTGGCCATCGTGGCTGACACGGGCCGGGGCCGGGTGTACCTGCCCGCCACCGACGAGCATGAGGCCATCGCCCGCCAGGCACAGCCGGCATGGAGGCCGGAAGAACCCCTGCAGGAGAAAGCGGCCGATCAGCTGCCTCTTTATGGAATGCGTCATTATTCCCAGCTCTTCACTCCCCGCCAACTCACGGCAATGGTAACACTGTCGGACCTCATCCGAGAGGTGCGGGAGGAGGTGCGGCGGGATGCTGGGAGCGCCGGCTTCCAGCCGGCCGAAGCCGACGCCTACGCCAACACGGTGACCACCTTCCTGGCCCTGGCCCTGGACCGTTGCGCGGATTTCAACAACGCGCTGTGCAGGTGGAGCCCGGGCAATCAGAAGGCCATGAACCTGTTCGCGCGCCAAGCGATCCCGATGGTGTGGGACTTCGTCGAAGCAAATATCTTGGGCGACTCGGTCGGCGGCTGGGGCACTTGCGCCGACTACGTCGCCGAATGCATTGAGACGACGGCGACGTCACGAGAGGGCCACGCCCACCCCGTCGATGCCGCTAAGAGCATCGCCTTCCAGGCAGCCGATAAAGCCGGCAAGGATACCGGTGCCCTCAGCGCCGGCGCTCCTGGGTTCCTCGTCTCCACCGACCCGCCCTACTACGACAACATCGGCTACGCCGCCCTCTCGGACTTCTTCTACGTGTGGCTACGGCGCACCATCGGCGACCTCTACCCCAACCTCTTCGGCACGATCCTGGTGCCCAAGGAGCCGGAGCTGGTGGCGGCGCCCGAGCGCTTCGGCGGCGACAGGCGCAAGGCCAAGGAGCACTTCGAGCAGGGCTTCCGCCGGGCTTTCGCCATCTTACGAGAGAAGATGGATCCGCGCTTTCCCCTCACCGTCTATTACGCCTTCAAGCAGGACGACGAGGAGAGCGGCGCGGACGAAGAGGCTGGGAGCGCCGCCTTCCAGGCGGCAAATAAGGCCGGCAAAGATGCCGGCGCCCTCAGGATTGACCGCACCACCGGCTGGGAGACGATGCTCACCGCCCTCGTCGAGACCGGCTTTCAGATCACCGCCACCTGGCCGGTGCGCTCGGCCCAGAAGTGGCGTCAGAACGCCATGGGTGCCAACGCCCTCGCCTCTTATATCGTGCTGGCCTGCCGACCCCGGCCCGCCGACGCCCCGCAGACCGACCGCCGCTCCTTCGTAGCCGAGCTCAAGCGCGAGCTACCGACAGCACTCCGGCACCTCCAGCAGGGGAACATCGCCCCGGTGGACTTCGCCCAGGCGGCCATCGGCCCCGGCATGGCGATCTACTCCAAATACAGCCGCATCCTGGAGGCGAGCGGCCGGCCCATGAGCGTGCGCACGGCGCTGGCCCTCATCAACCAGACCCTCACCGAGGTGCTCTCGGAGCAGGAGGACGAGTTCGACGCCGATACCCGCTGGGCCATCGCCTGGTATGAGCAGCACGGCTTTGAGGAGGGGGAGTTCGGGGAAGCGGAGCTGCTCAGCAAGGCCAAGGTGACCTCAGTGAGCGGCCTGGAAGAGGCAGGGATCATATACGCCAGGGGGGGAAAGGTGCGCCTCCGCCGCCCTGAGGAGCTGCCCAAGGACTGGGACCCGGCTAAGGACCGCCACGTGCCTGTCTGGGAGGCGACGCACCATTTGGTGCGGATCTACTATCATGAAAAGCGAGGGGACATGGCCACCGCCGAACTCCTGCGCAAGCTGGGCTCCCGGGGAGACCTGGCTCGCGACCTTGCCTACCGGCTCTTCGCCATTGCCGAGAAAAAGGGACGCTCGCAGGACGCGCAAGCCTACAACGCCCTGGTCCTGGGTTGGCCTGAGCTGGCGCGGCTGGCGCGGGAGCGGCCATCAGCCACGCCCTCACTGTTCGCGGCCGGGGAGGAAACCTAA
- a CDS encoding ATP-dependent endonuclease gives MKMRQLRIHNYRSIKDLTIQVPDMLVLVGPNNSGKSNILRAIEFGLSASAKPNPEDFFSFRSEDELWVEMTFDRLTEQEESTFREYLSDDKTIRIQKIAKLGEDGKIEIEYKGHVQKSDHWQTIPKNTIGGGGLPEFLLIPAVRELSKELETRTTAFFGRILRLAMKIIVEQEEDSQEEDSSEATEQIRKILSKKSGALAWLEEKLNSRLGSWNTKVKINITPLDIEKLLELSTQLHLDDGVETPPERKGHGLQRAVLFELVRVWAESLGLSGASTRRRVPDSVFFAIEEPEIFLHPHAQRQLMASLVDIAKDKNYQVFISTHSTHFIDLEDYGRIAILTKPSPEEGTQVKQCTQNLFTGQDAENRKRRFHMAAWVNPDRSELFFAQKVVLVEGETEKAVLPFLAKKLGCFDPAVSVIDCGSKGNLPLYIQILNAFGIHYFVLHDEDSKYDKLNQEIQRLVDKNLGEVEVLSPNFHKVAGISRKQAEKKGNALAALDHFDQMDVKDIPERIANIVQKAYRVRRETENEPQ, from the coding sequence ATGAAGATGCGTCAACTGCGCATTCATAACTATCGCAGCATCAAGGATCTCACGATACAAGTTCCCGACATGCTCGTTCTCGTGGGGCCAAACAACAGTGGAAAGTCCAATATTCTACGCGCAATCGAATTCGGGCTGTCTGCATCTGCCAAACCCAATCCTGAGGACTTCTTCTCATTCCGCTCAGAAGATGAGCTTTGGGTGGAGATGACTTTCGATCGTCTGACCGAGCAGGAAGAGAGCACATTTCGCGAATATCTTAGCGATGATAAGACGATCAGAATTCAAAAAATCGCTAAGCTTGGAGAGGATGGAAAGATTGAAATCGAATACAAAGGGCACGTCCAAAAGTCGGACCATTGGCAAACAATTCCCAAGAATACCATAGGTGGTGGGGGCCTACCCGAGTTCCTCCTTATCCCGGCGGTCCGGGAACTGAGCAAGGAGCTCGAGACCCGCACTACTGCCTTCTTCGGACGTATTCTTCGGCTTGCTATGAAGATAATAGTCGAGCAAGAAGAAGATTCTCAAGAAGAAGATTCTAGCGAGGCCACAGAGCAGATTCGAAAGATTCTCTCAAAAAAGTCAGGAGCACTCGCATGGCTCGAGGAAAAACTGAATTCTAGGTTGGGTTCCTGGAATACAAAGGTTAAGATAAACATTACCCCTCTAGACATTGAAAAACTCCTTGAGCTTAGCACACAGCTACATTTGGACGACGGAGTTGAAACACCTCCGGAGAGGAAAGGTCATGGTCTTCAACGAGCTGTCCTGTTCGAGCTGGTGCGCGTTTGGGCGGAATCTCTCGGACTGAGCGGGGCTTCCACTCGGCGACGCGTCCCAGATTCTGTGTTCTTTGCTATAGAGGAACCGGAAATTTTTCTCCACCCGCACGCCCAGCGCCAGCTCATGGCATCCCTTGTAGACATTGCGAAAGATAAGAACTACCAAGTGTTCATCAGCACGCACTCGACCCACTTCATTGACCTGGAGGACTATGGAAGAATTGCCATCCTCACCAAGCCTAGTCCAGAGGAAGGAACGCAAGTGAAGCAGTGCACACAAAATCTCTTCACTGGGCAGGATGCCGAGAACCGTAAGCGCCGTTTCCATATGGCAGCATGGGTGAATCCCGATCGAAGCGAGCTGTTCTTCGCCCAAAAAGTTGTTCTCGTCGAGGGAGAAACAGAGAAGGCCGTCCTCCCATTCTTGGCCAAAAAGTTGGGCTGCTTTGATCCAGCCGTGAGTGTGATTGACTGCGGATCAAAGGGTAATCTGCCTCTTTATATCCAGATCCTTAACGCATTTGGCATTCATTACTTTGTGCTACACGATGAGGACTCAAAATACGACAAGCTGAATCAAGAAATTCAGAGGCTCGTGGATAAGAATTTAGGAGAAGTAGAGGTGTTGAGTCCGAACTTCCACAAAGTTGCGGGAATCTCCAGGAAGCAGGCAGAGAAAAAGGGGAATGCGCTTGCTGCTCTGGACCACTTCGACCAAATGGATGTGAAAGACATTCCTGAGCGCATCGCGAATATAGTTCAGAAGGCATATAGAGTGCGCAGAGAAACCGAGAATGAACCGCAGTAG